The genomic stretch cccatgacctcccttctttgtctctgtcaacCTACTATAGGTATAGTTCTTGTATTTTAAGAGTATTTATGTTACATCATATAATGTATCAATTGCATtcttataacacataaaatagtggataaataagggtgcaaCAAATATATCATAGCTAgctctactttctgtcgtccttgacattccaaaatgcacATGTATGTACCTGTCAAGTGGATGTGCTAGGGATTACCACGGCTTTGAGAACTTGCGCAAGAGTCGTTCAGTGCTATAGCTGAGTTTAAGTCTcgacttgccgagactatcCTCACAGCATCATAGATTTCATGACGTCTGTCGTCCATCACGTCATATTCTGGGGACGTAATCTGTTTCCTTCTATAATTATTagctgttctatttctctcaggTGATTAACATGACAAgccgtgtgtgtgattgtgtgcgcTGGTTGCTGCCGGCTCTCTCAACTAAATcagaagtcaaactagcaatcgttaaaaacccagtccATCCGACCAGCGCTGCTAATATTGTCAGGCTATGCTCATGCCTATGAAGTTACAGGCGTGCTCTTTTCTGTACACACATtcttatcggtacatcatcgactaGGACAGTCCTCTGGACAGGCTGTTTAATGCATTTTGCAAGTATTTCTAGCTCTTTTGCGATGCAGTATAGGCCCTATACATAGTATAGAGGATGAAGGTACCCAAGATCTCAGTAGATGCACATTTgtgtgtaaccactaggtattcagtcaaatccgtgtaaggCTCGTGAGTCAATGACACATGAAATTTTGAAATTAATGGTTGAATGACAAGAAACACATCATTTTAAAGAGATGAaaattctgagcacatagcaatttgttttatttaaatcggtgcagtagttcTCAAGATATGGTCATTTTAGTTGAGAAATTTTGGGCGTCATTTGAGGACAAAGCTAGTAGCTAAATACATGGGACATAGACTGATTGCTGTGGCAATGACATGAAATTTTGAAATTAATGGTTGAATGACAAGAAACACACCAGTTTAAAGAGATCAaaattctgagcacatagcaatttgttttatttaaatcggtgcagtagttcGCGAGATATGGTCATTTTAGTTCGAAATCACTTTGCTTTCAGCGAGCCGAGATCGCAACCTCTTCAGGCTTTTGATCGGCCGAGTTTCGCATTTTTCGGGTCCAGTTTTGCGCAGCATAATCGTTGGGAGTAAGTCATTTCTCGCTCGattcttttgatttttggcTTAAATGAAACAGAAGTTAATGTTTTATAAACTGCATTTGAACCGTGTATGCCGATGGAAGTTTTCAGACCAAATTTTAGTGAAACTCACACGAGTAATATTCACCGTCATGCTGACGGAGATGTAGCTTCCGGTGGGTCGCGGTTTTCTGTATGGGAAAGATGTAAAGCTTTCTCTGATTGGTTGCAAAATATCACAGCCCTCCAATGAAAATTACGGTATTCCCAGCAGTTTGAAATGAACTGGTCGTCTGCTAAGAGTGACGCGAAAATGGCCGCGAGAGGCAGTGAAGACGAACACGCACTTTCACACTCAAAATATTCCAAAACACATCTTTTATTAAGTTCATACAGTAAACTTTGTTTTTGAatcatttctttattcattcctttttCATTTGATACATAATTTGTGACTCACAAACATCAATTATGCCAATTATTTTTCActcaaagggaaaaaaaagtgCCTTTTCACTGTGTCCTCAGTTGACGCTGGGCGATGTGGCAAtgcttaacccttaggctggttgtcgcgacatatgtcgcgctactttacgtatactgtcacctggttgtcatgtcacctggttgtcgcaACATATGTcacgctactggctcagtctgtttggtcggttccgattacctcccatggctgcgaaaacctatatgaccgttttttgttatttttctctctgttattgttaattcaccagtggctatgtaacatgtgttacagaattgcaccagtgtaagggttaatattCATCCCCTGGgttcttgactgaaatacaagccatataaaaaaaccactcgtgttgtaacctctataaatacttcccaaagaaggattcaacataaaaagtatgggtcgtacacgacccacgccatccgaatagggataaacgttttgccgcctttgtgcagagtatgggtcgtacacgacccacgtcatccaaataaggataaacaacgtaaaattccttacgtatttccatatatatatatatataattataactacaggaatacccggcttcgtcGGGGTGAAtggcgagacagagacagacagcgtggcggttcaccacaatcacctttgaatgccagaacatacagacagacaaaagccgccagaccccatcacaaacagaactttacaatccacaggtgttgcctccacacacacacacacacagagaagccatatatatctatctatataaaCTAGAtaaatacccgcttcgccgggtacggctggcGCCgagaagaagtcgagccgaatacccggctatgccccgggtgtacgccggcgcaccgcacggaggaagggagataaatgcggctgaaaacactggagaagataaggaagagttactgggaatggatccagagaaaaaccaaaatcggttcagcgctgcgcgctgagagcacgtgttgaaatatatctcatcgatgaggttgtgtccggggtgtagctgaatacggtctccaaatttgaaaaagatccaccgagaactttggccgtgcatcgacagacagacactagtcgtatatatagatgggtcgtccacgacccacatctTCCGGACTGTGTTGTGTAGTTCAATCGGCAATGCGCGATGACGTAGGTGTTCCCATGCACGCGTGATGCGTCGGCCATCTTGGTAAGCAGCACTGCCAGACTTCCGCTTCCTTCAGTCTTTGGCACCGTGTCTTGATCGAAAATGGATAAGCGAAAGGCCAAAGAAAAACTGAAATACATCGAGAAATTGGAACCTGAGCCAAAAGCAAGATACATTGAGAAACTCAAGAGTCTAAACGGGTGCGATCCATACGAATTAGGAGACAAAGAGTGGTCTGTAGATGCCGAGAAACTTCCTCAGTTGACATTCGGCGACATGCTGACGTACCTTGTGTTTGGTGTGAGCGCGTACACACTAGAGCAGTTCAAGGCTCACAAAAGTTTGGAAGCTCACAATCAGTTCACAAACGGCTGGGTACATGAACTGAAGATGTTTTCCCCTGAGAGGTGCGACAACGTAGCAGTCAAGGCGAAGGTAACATTTTCTTAAAACTCCACATTACAGAGGAGACTGTGTGTAACTTGTGTGTGCGACATGATCATGATGGTGTGTTGTTAATGTTAGTGATGTTACCGTGTCCCAGGTGCAATGATGGGGCCCAGTCTGGGTCAGTTTCTGCCATCTCGTACGCTGGCTCACCTGCAATCATGATGGATTGGCACTTTTATTATAATGAAAGGTATCGGTCATACCAAAATTCTATATGAAAGAAAATTCCAACATTAAAAAAAGTTCAATAAAATGACATTACTATGATGTATGAACATAAAATCAATGTGACTGAACATCCACATTAAACTCAGTCTACTCACATGAGTTTTGGAAATCATGATTTAGTGTCAACTGTACTCATATGCATAGACAAGTAAATCTATGACCGAGTTAGGTTagcagtgacactgacagtgtcaGATAGCTTCACATTCAAGTTGCTAACATATGACATTGTCAGCGATATATTGGTTCCACATTATAATAAAATAAACTTACCTTTGTGAAAATGACGAGAGCAAACACGAAAGCCATCCGATGAGTGCTCGAAAGTGATATTCGTGCGTCGGATTGCTGCAACCCATGCTCTCCTTCTTCGCTCTGTCACAGCCTTGACATGCTCCCCCTCGCGAGTTTTCACCTTAGGAATTCGAAAAAAACGCAGACTTTCGTTTTTCTTTTGTCCTTTCCAGTTGTGACTCGCGTTTGTGCAGTTAACAACACAACAAGACGCTCCAGGAGCCATGATGACAGCCGAAGAACTTCCCAAACGCTAACTGAACCGGTACTAGCACTAGTAGCAGCCGAAGCACGCAATATCCTGCTTACCAAGATGGCCGCCGCTTAGAAAACCAGTGGCTGTGACGTCACGATCGCATTGCCgtgtcgtccacgacccacatctTCCGGACTGTGTTGTGTAGTTcaattacgtcatcgtttatttgtttgtttgggcaATGGGAAGGTCGTACGGTGATTAGAGATTGCATGAAGTCAATTAAAAACTCTAAATAGTCTTAGAGATAAAAacgattttgtgaggctctgggtcgtccacgacccacgaagcaCGGTTGGCCAGTTTGGCTACTTCACCTGCAATACCTGGTAGCCAAACAGACAATCAGGTAGCATTTGGCTACCAGGGTACCTGTTTCAGAAGCCCTGCATGCAGGCAAAAAAGAATTACCAGTTCCAAAACAACTGTCAACTGTTACATACCACAAGCCGTGGGCCCGTCTTTGTAATCTGTCGGCAGAAAATGTTCCGGGCACACCACACTCGTCGATGTCGGAGACCAGTTGTCGCGTCGTACAGCAATAATCCATTGCTGCCTAACCTCTTTGTCACTCGGGAATTCAAAACCTGACGCATTGTTGCACTGGTACACTACGCATCGGTTCGGCATTTTGATTCTTACTCTGTGTTTACACTTTCAGCAACATGGCGGAAGTGAAACAAGTGCCAAGAGGCATAACCTCACCAAAACCGACCATTATCTACCCtttaacatttatttttttagctACCTTGTGTacttcgtgtgctatgctattcccttttttttctcctttttttctgtgACTTAAAAGTTGATATAAAGTGAGACAATTTTGTGAAGATAGATATGTACAAAAAAATATATTACACGTATGCTTTACACAGAACTTATGTGATGCTTTAGGTTACGTCGGGGGGGTCTAAAAGTAAAACATGCACAAGCCGACATGGCCCATGCTTTTACTTTCGCTCTCTAGCTCTTGGAAAATGCACCctaactcccttatttttttaattctatgACTTAAAATCTGGTACACCGCAATAAAATACCATACAATTACTATAAAGTAAAAAATATAACGTGAATATGCTTTGGTATGACGTCGGGCGGTGTCGGGCGGTATTTAGTCAAACCAGTTTTCTGTAAATGGACGAAAcgacgaagggaagtaactttcATTCTTGAAAAGAAGTCAATAATGGTAGAGAGCTTCCGGAAGGACAAGGTTTTTTTTGGAAAAGAACCCCTGTGTTCATCTTTGGCGTAAACTATCTTTGTGACTTTCACATTCAACGGTTGAGGTGAGGGCCTGCTTGCATACCTTTATCAAAGGGTCTCAGATCTTTGTCATTTAAGCGGAGATGCATTTTAATAAGACCAATTACAGCATAAGCATTGAAAATGAAATGCCGTCTGCTTCATGATTGTTCATCTTCCTGGGTTCTTAGAATCTTAGtctcacgaacgcagaagaataagaagaagaatcttAGTCTTATTACGAATATTATATGATTACTTTTCCATCACACCAAAAACAGACTATCAAAAAGCACGCTGTCTGTTTTCAGGTGCTGCGTTTTAAGGTTTATCTTGGAAAtgtcaatagacgatgttcggaaataattcAGTCAAGATTTTATAGGTCGTGTAAGAGTTACTTTCCCTTGTTTTTGCATAGTAGTAATAgtaacactgaggcaagctacacgtgacattgtaggccaatctctaaacagtgctttgcctcatttgtttaagattctaTACCTTGGAGGCAACCCGGTAAGTGTGACAATGATAAACAATTAATggaagtttttgttttgtaaaaaccagtcttgatctgaAGACTATGTCAGGTCACGAATAAAAGCTGGGTCTTGTGTATGACTTCATGTGTATGTAACGTTTTGTAAGTGTTAGttggagtgccttggagaatgatgaacATCTATATCATATATCTTTGAGAAtatctatagagagagagagatgttcaTCATTCTCcatctatatatacgactagtgtctgtctgtctgtgcgcgatgcgcggccaaggttctcgatggatctgtttcaaatttggtgatcatattcaggtacaccctggacacaacctggtcgatgagatgtttcaacacgtgctctcagcacgcagcgctgtgcgcgctgaaccgatttttgttgttgttgtctggatccactaccagtaactcttccttatcttctccagtgttttcagccgcgattatctcccttcctccgtgtggcgtcaatccatattcccgttactacgttactatttttagaaggtcactgcacgttactatttttagaaggtctccagtgttttgcgcgttcatctcccttccttcgtgcgccggcgaagcgggtaatcatctagtatatcaTATATGAGCTTGTGGCGATCATCCTTTTTGGAGGATGGAAGTTGATCCGTTGTTCATTTCATATCTTGTTAATTGTTCTCTCagtcaggtgccaggagaatggttccgactaactctcacttactctattacacatgttgtatgcattgaTTAATACTGAGagggcttacttccctttgtttatcagatcattATAAATCcaattttgaatacaacattttTATAACCTTTCTGTCTCGTCATTGTTTGGCAATTTACAACCCGAAAGTTTAAGATTACCCTTAAAATCATGTTGGATACGCCtacagtgcccccccccccccccccccccccccaattgaagacttcctcctttttcgTCAGACCTTGTgttttttaagattttctgttcataacctgtgtaagtTATAGCCATGTAAATTACCCTATTTTGAGACTTCTCTCCTTTTTAGGGCCTGattttttgattgtttttttttatttatttttttacattttaaggaTCTTATTCttagaaaactttttttttttttccacttgacctgattttctcagatttttagaggtcttaaaatgggggttctacTTCTACTGTActttaaaaacatgtttgtGTTTATTGACTAGATTAAGATTAATCCAatgcaacaaaaatatgttttgaCATTTGTGtccatttttcttgttttcaagaTGCAGCGGCCGAAGTCGTGTCCTGATCTAGCTGAACAATCACACGTCCGAACAACAGACAGAACAGCATCAAGGGACCCGGTGCCCCTCCTGTCTACACTGTCAGTAAAAAAGTTGATCTAATACAACACCAAGCACATGTCATTTCTGTCAGCCATTGCAGTCGGTATTTCATCAGTCTAaccaaagagaaagaaaggatcTTCCATCGAAAAACTGAACGTCTCTTGCTGAAATTGAAGACCTCACAGTGTGTTTGGTTGTCCACCGCAGTCACAAGTTATGTCATCAGTGTCTACCTGTTTCAAGTTCTGTCTTATCACAAGTACCGAGATGAGAACCTGTGAAAACAGCTACCATTGCTGGATTTCAGAATCAGTGAAATAGACGCATCACAATGTGAAAGAGAAGGAACGGACAGAGGAGTAGGCAAAGTTAGCTGCAACGTACAGTTCTCCCTGACAATGGCGCTACCTGAAGTGAAAGTGGAGATTGATGTGGCCGAGTCACCTGATTCTGTTGATGAGACAGAGCCTAGCTCAGACGACTCCCAAACCACACACCCAATATCCAGCAGGGAGTCGGTTGGTGTCATATGTCAGGCGCTTGATCTGAGACAGGTGCGTGTCCGTTCCGGGTGTGATTTCTCTCAGAAGTCTACTCCTCCGTGCCAAGTGCCAGTGCTATCCCTGGAACAGAACTGTGTGTCTGCCTCAGCAATGAAATCAGAGCCACGCCCTACAACCCATGATAGTCAAGTATCATCATTTAACACAGCTGAATTTGTGGACTCAAAGAGTTCAAAACTAAGGATTAAACTGGCAGACATCAAAAGAGAACCTGTGTCGGACGAAAGCGAAGAGATGCAGAACCACTTTTCTGGTGCCTCCCAGGGGGAAGAAGGTGAAAGAAGGTACATAAAAGCAGAGACTCACATCAACTGCTCCCTCTCTTCTGCTGGTGTTATAGTAGAAACAGCGAATGACAGTACAGATGACAGCGAAGGGCAAGAAGGGATAGACTCGCTACCGATACACTTTTCACCGAATGGTGTGAAATCATCTGCAAAACACCAACCATTAGCCACTAGGCGCTTTGAGAAAGCACCCCCGACAGCCAAGTTTTACCAGTGCGGGGTGTGCTTGCAGGCGTACAACGACCCTTCGTTGTTGAAGAAACACATGCTGGGACACAGACGGTCGGGCCTGAAGAAGCCGCTGCAGTGCGGTGTGTGCGGCAAGGCGTTCAGGTACGTTTCAGACGTGATACAGCACTCCGTGGTCCACACAGGCGAGCGTCATCACCGCTGTGATCTGTGCCAGTCTTCCTTCACCGCCGCCTCCAGTCTCAGAGAGCACGCCAAAGTTCACACTGGAGAGAGACCGTTTCCCTGTGACCAGTGCATGGCCAGGTTCAGGCACGCCTCCCAGCTTAAGGAGCACATGAGAACACACACCGGGGAGAAGCCGTACCAGTGTGATATCTGCGAGGTCTTCTTCAGCAGTAGGTCTTACATGAAGCTCCACCGGAAAATCCACACGGGAGACAGACGCTATAAGTGTGATCAGTGCGCCATGGAGTTCAACCAGACGCTGCACTTGGAGACTCACAAGCGTATCCACACCGGCGAGAAACCGTTCAAATGTGAAATCTGTTCTCTGACGTACCGCTACAAAAGCAGCTTAAAAACTCACATCGTCAAAGCCCACTTTATGGAAAAGCCGCATAAATGTGAGAGCTGTGCGGCAGCGTTTAAATCCCCAGAGGCTCTAAAAACCCACATGAAAACTCACGAGTCCAGTGAAAAAACGTACAACTGCTTGCAGTGTTCGGCCACGTTCCTGTCATCGGCCGGGTTGTACCAGCATAAGTGGACTCACACGGGAGAGAAACCATACAAGTGTGGACTGTGCCCGGCCGCTTTCAGAGACTCCACCACCAtgaagagaca from Littorina saxatilis isolate snail1 linkage group LG16, US_GU_Lsax_2.0, whole genome shotgun sequence encodes the following:
- the LOC138950601 gene encoding zinc finger protein 723-like — translated: MALPEVKVEIDVAESPDSVDETEPSSDDSQTTHPISSRESVGVICQALDLRQVRVRSGCDFSQKSTPPCQVPVLSLEQNCVSASAMKSEPRPTTHDSQVSSFNTAEFVDSKSSKLRIKLADIKREPVSDESEEMQNHFSGASQGEEGERRYIKAETHINCSLSSAGVIVETANDSTDDSEGQEGIDSLPIHFSPNGVKSSAKHQPLATRRFEKAPPTAKFYQCGVCLQAYNDPSLLKKHMLGHRRSGLKKPLQCGVCGKAFRYVSDVIQHSVVHTGERHHRCDLCQSSFTAASSLREHAKVHTGERPFPCDQCMARFRHASQLKEHMRTHTGEKPYQCDICEVFFSSRSYMKLHRKIHTGDRRYKCDQCAMEFNQTLHLETHKRIHTGEKPFKCEICSLTYRYKSSLKTHIVKAHFMEKPHKCESCAAAFKSPEALKTHMKTHESSEKTYNCLQCSATFLSSAGLYQHKWTHTGEKPYKCGLCPAAFRDSTTMKRHREIHSGEGQFKCEQCSASFHRMSTLSCHTKLHNEGGSEPGQLV